The following proteins are encoded in a genomic region of Sorangiineae bacterium MSr12523:
- the ligD gene encoding non-homologous end-joining DNA ligase, with protein MPRAPKPAARRPASRLTRGDAAPLPSDGAAIVAALYKAIPPPPQAPVLVDKLADVYGKASDWQVQTKWDGYRCLAYCDGDYVELRSRNDTNLTSDYPDVVRELQALRLKATVLDGEVCAFDDRGLTSFALLRSQRSHPVPIAYAVFDVLGLDGSDLRKLPIEHRQQALLKRLGPRREGASVFVSTGGIVTDLSVAADVARENGLEGLVFKRLGSTYRAGKSRDWLKIKFRLEQEFSIVGYTPRKGSSVVGALLLAVATPDGYAYAGKVGTGLNAEQESALARELNRDASPVPTAAGAPTSILKRARWAFPRLVAQVAYLERDGSDLRHSSFIRLRDDKLPEQCVWEVAGNEAEDASPRERRGTSKARCNSSAKRSSGPRQRRS; from the coding sequence ATGCCCCGCGCTCCGAAGCCCGCCGCCCGACGCCCCGCATCGCGGTTGACGCGCGGCGATGCGGCGCCTCTACCTTCGGACGGCGCCGCGATCGTGGCCGCGCTCTACAAGGCCATCCCGCCTCCGCCGCAGGCGCCCGTCCTGGTGGACAAGTTGGCCGACGTGTATGGCAAGGCCTCCGACTGGCAAGTGCAAACGAAGTGGGACGGTTATAGGTGCCTGGCCTATTGCGACGGGGACTACGTGGAGCTCCGCTCGCGAAACGACACCAACCTGACGAGCGACTACCCCGATGTCGTGCGCGAGCTTCAGGCCCTTCGCCTGAAGGCTACGGTCCTCGACGGCGAGGTTTGTGCATTCGATGATCGCGGACTCACCTCCTTCGCGCTCCTGCGCAGCCAACGCTCGCACCCGGTGCCCATTGCCTACGCGGTCTTCGACGTGCTCGGGCTCGATGGCTCCGATCTGCGGAAGCTCCCCATCGAGCATCGGCAGCAGGCCTTGCTGAAGCGCTTGGGCCCTCGCCGCGAGGGGGCGAGCGTGTTCGTGTCCACCGGCGGCATCGTCACCGATCTGTCCGTCGCCGCGGACGTCGCGCGTGAGAACGGGTTGGAGGGGCTGGTGTTCAAGCGCCTCGGCTCGACCTATCGCGCGGGCAAGTCGCGCGACTGGCTCAAAATCAAGTTTCGCCTTGAGCAGGAGTTCTCGATTGTCGGCTACACTCCACGAAAAGGTAGCTCCGTAGTGGGCGCGCTCCTGCTCGCCGTCGCCACGCCCGATGGATACGCGTATGCGGGGAAAGTTGGCACTGGGCTCAATGCCGAACAGGAATCTGCGCTCGCCCGCGAGCTCAATCGCGATGCGAGCCCGGTCCCCACGGCCGCGGGCGCTCCGACGTCGATCCTAAAAAGGGCGCGCTGGGCCTTTCCGCGGTTGGTGGCGCAGGTCGCCTACCTCGAGCGCGACGGCTCGGATCTTCGGCATAGTTCGTTCATCCGATTGCGTGACGACAAGCTGCCCGAGCAATGCGTTTGGGAGGTCGCCGGAAACGAAGCCGAAGACGCTAGTCCTCGGGAAAGGCGGGGGACTTCCAAGGCGCGCTGCAACTCGTCTGCTAAACGCTCATCGGGGCCTCGCCAGCGGCGGTCATAG
- the vgrG gene encoding type VI secretion system tip protein VgrG, producing MASPGDLASIFGAIHEDITYTLSVTDVDASLLRVASFRSVEELSTPFKYTIAVATDPESTATLEEALGRDASFTIERDGKLVREVRGIITNVAPDGTFIGKTQARVVFVLESCLANLRYSGGFRIFQDLAIHEIVNQLCAPEQIDCFWSVHPTPQKREYCTQLDESDLAFITRIASEEGMHYFFKHADGKTTLVFSNEPKGYEEIEPDLSIAFHDDQGAITDEHVRSIQRGSGIRVGAFEHRDYNFLEPGKVLVARAETPGKETTGNSHKREWRDYPGRYIAKDGVGKALATQRLDEARSDAITLTGTGYSLRFSAGRTFTLSGHRDERFNRPLLLTRVEMAGAVQGASREAGGFRGSMELTSFVAVPADVVIHPRRIAKPPSRVQSARVVGPKDGDPFVDDRGRVKVQFFWDRDGKFDEKSSCWVRMMTPVAHEDEGFWQAHKVGSEVIVGFIDDDIDRPLIFGAVYNAVQPQPHPLPSEVAKSTWKTKSIPGNKGFNEITFDNTAGKEDLFTHAQRNRTTKVLQNHSETVGANQSSTVGANQSITVGANRTKTIAANETTNVGGVRTETVTKTEGVTVHKGRVHNVLEGDDVLNLPQGSHTVNVSNGSLTHNVKYVDKTEADFVQHHARFEANAVGDQKVYLEQKGATYSMENETIVIKCPSGTVSVKENTVTVDAMAEIVLQCGQSSISLKSDGTITITGKKEVCVSSGGSSLSTTPQKAALNGPNTDVTSKAITTVGGALVKIG from the coding sequence ATGGCCAGCCCTGGCGACCTCGCGAGCATCTTCGGCGCAATTCACGAAGACATCACGTACACCCTCAGTGTCACAGACGTGGACGCCTCTCTCTTGCGTGTGGCCTCCTTTCGTTCCGTCGAGGAGCTCAGCACGCCGTTCAAGTACACGATCGCCGTGGCCACCGACCCCGAGTCCACGGCGACGCTCGAAGAAGCTCTCGGGCGCGACGCCAGTTTCACGATCGAGCGTGACGGCAAACTCGTACGCGAAGTGCGCGGTATCATCACGAACGTTGCGCCCGATGGGACCTTCATCGGCAAGACACAGGCCCGGGTGGTCTTCGTCCTCGAATCCTGCCTCGCGAATCTCCGATATAGCGGGGGATTCCGGATTTTTCAAGACCTCGCCATTCATGAAATCGTCAATCAGCTCTGTGCACCCGAGCAGATCGACTGTTTTTGGTCGGTGCACCCGACACCGCAAAAGCGCGAGTACTGCACGCAGCTCGATGAGAGCGACCTCGCCTTCATCACCCGCATCGCGAGCGAAGAGGGCATGCACTACTTTTTCAAACACGCCGACGGCAAGACGACACTCGTATTCTCCAACGAACCGAAAGGATACGAGGAGATCGAGCCCGACCTATCCATCGCGTTCCACGATGACCAAGGCGCCATCACGGACGAACACGTGCGAAGCATTCAACGGGGTAGCGGGATTCGTGTGGGTGCGTTTGAGCATCGGGATTACAACTTTCTCGAACCGGGCAAGGTGTTGGTCGCGCGAGCGGAAACGCCCGGCAAGGAGACCACCGGCAATTCCCACAAACGCGAGTGGCGCGACTATCCGGGTCGGTACATCGCTAAGGACGGCGTCGGCAAGGCGCTCGCAACGCAACGCCTCGATGAGGCTCGCTCGGACGCCATCACCCTCACAGGAACCGGCTACTCGCTGCGCTTCTCGGCTGGCCGAACCTTCACCCTTTCAGGCCACCGAGACGAGAGGTTCAACCGCCCTCTGTTGTTGACGCGCGTCGAAATGGCCGGTGCTGTGCAGGGCGCAAGCCGCGAGGCAGGCGGATTTCGGGGAAGCATGGAGCTCACCTCGTTCGTGGCGGTTCCCGCGGACGTCGTCATCCATCCCCGGAGAATCGCCAAACCGCCGAGCCGCGTTCAGAGTGCGCGGGTTGTGGGGCCAAAGGATGGCGATCCGTTCGTCGATGACCGCGGCCGGGTGAAGGTGCAGTTCTTCTGGGACCGCGACGGCAAGTTCGATGAGAAAAGCTCGTGCTGGGTTCGCATGATGACGCCGGTTGCCCACGAGGACGAGGGCTTCTGGCAAGCGCACAAGGTCGGCTCCGAGGTCATCGTCGGCTTCATCGACGATGACATTGATCGGCCCCTGATCTTCGGCGCCGTCTACAACGCCGTCCAGCCCCAACCGCACCCATTGCCGTCCGAGGTGGCCAAGAGCACCTGGAAGACGAAAAGCATTCCGGGGAACAAGGGGTTCAACGAAATCACATTCGACAATACCGCGGGAAAGGAAGACCTCTTCACACACGCGCAGCGGAATCGCACGACGAAGGTGCTCCAGAATCACTCCGAGACCGTCGGAGCGAACCAATCCTCGACGGTCGGCGCGAATCAATCGATTACGGTAGGCGCCAACCGCACGAAGACCATCGCCGCGAACGAGACGACCAACGTGGGGGGCGTTCGCACGGAAACGGTAACCAAGACGGAAGGGGTAACGGTCCACAAGGGGCGCGTGCACAACGTGCTCGAAGGCGACGACGTGTTGAACCTTCCGCAGGGGAGTCACACGGTCAACGTCTCCAACGGGAGTCTCACGCACAACGTCAAATACGTGGACAAGACCGAAGCCGACTTTGTACAGCACCACGCGAGGTTCGAAGCCAACGCCGTCGGTGACCAGAAAGTCTACCTCGAGCAGAAGGGCGCGACCTACTCGATGGAGAACGAGACCATCGTGATCAAGTGCCCATCTGGCACCGTCAGCGTGAAGGAGAACACCGTCACGGTGGATGCCATGGCTGAAATCGTTCTTCAATGCGGCCAATCGTCCATTTCGCTGAAGAGCGATGGGACCATCACGATCACCGGGAAGAAAGAGGTTTGCGTTTCCTCGGGGGGCAGTTCCTTGAGCACCACACCGCAAAAGGCGGCGTTGAATGGCCCCAACACCGACGTGACCAGCAAGGCCATCACGACCGTCGGC
- a CDS encoding tetratricopeptide repeat protein, protein MNEQAKLSLERARTAAGAGAVDEARAAYANAAVVDPEDPSLWSEQGIFLLDVARDPEAAIVAFRQSLAIRRTYADHYNLGNALLAVGRMEAALEEYDASIECKQDYAEAWTNRGIVLFNLTRHEQSRDSFERALEVNPRLANAWRCLRILLEELDENEAAVEASRHFAEIVENDGEAWLKYAAGAGKLLDEQVVRHEVEGPEERILAAVERALDLPLAPESRRWALVERIRRLQRLAHGRQSMARALNVPGLEVLRTVQRYREAAEQAAREVPDDPWLAEQLEDARELAGVRSE, encoded by the coding sequence ATGAACGAGCAAGCAAAGCTCTCTCTCGAGAGAGCACGGACGGCGGCGGGGGCGGGCGCGGTCGATGAGGCTCGGGCGGCGTACGCAAACGCCGCCGTAGTCGACCCCGAGGACCCATCATTGTGGAGCGAGCAAGGCATCTTCTTGCTCGATGTCGCGCGTGACCCCGAGGCCGCGATTGTCGCCTTCCGGCAATCTTTAGCCATCAGGCGAACGTATGCCGACCATTATAACCTCGGTAACGCGCTCCTCGCCGTCGGACGCATGGAGGCCGCGCTCGAAGAATACGATGCCAGCATCGAGTGCAAGCAAGATTACGCCGAAGCCTGGACCAATCGCGGCATCGTGCTTTTCAACCTCACGCGGCACGAACAGTCGCGCGACTCGTTCGAGCGAGCACTCGAGGTGAACCCGCGCCTTGCCAATGCGTGGCGTTGCCTCCGCATCCTGCTCGAGGAACTCGACGAGAACGAAGCCGCCGTCGAGGCCTCCCGACATTTCGCGGAGATTGTCGAGAACGATGGCGAGGCTTGGCTCAAGTACGCTGCAGGGGCAGGGAAACTGCTCGACGAGCAGGTTGTTCGGCATGAGGTCGAAGGCCCCGAGGAGCGGATCCTCGCAGCCGTGGAGCGCGCCTTGGACTTGCCATTGGCGCCGGAGTCGCGGCGGTGGGCGCTCGTCGAGCGCATCCGGCGACTGCAGCGCCTTGCCCATGGGCGTCAATCGATGGCGCGCGCGCTCAACGTGCCAGGGCTGGAAGTTTTACGCACCGTGCAGCGCTATCGAGAGGCTGCAGAGCAGGCCGCCCGCGAAGTTCCCGACGACCCGTGGTTGGCCGAGCAGCTTGAGGATGCGCGGGAGCTGGCGGGAGTGCGATCGGAGTAG
- a CDS encoding carboxypeptidase-like regulatory domain-containing protein, with protein MNQWLIADTFCQEWRFHIVAVGERASVKRISRWDLPREPLFHLLPQAFDEWGARDDEAARDLLSIYDALTGSCWADELPIPTSDRRRRLRGFLPELSRVLYAALEQGVLQFERYQVPWPFPEKDERPEARPQQQAPREETTFVVVQLVDPKGEPVAGVRVDLTGPDGQVHSGTTNKAGEVRVEGVEPGTFDLTLPELEGGAWSAG; from the coding sequence TTGAACCAGTGGCTGATCGCCGACACGTTTTGTCAGGAGTGGCGTTTCCACATCGTCGCGGTGGGCGAGCGCGCCAGCGTCAAACGGATTTCGCGCTGGGACTTGCCGCGGGAACCCCTGTTTCACCTCTTGCCACAGGCCTTTGACGAGTGGGGTGCACGCGACGATGAGGCAGCACGCGATCTGCTCTCCATATATGACGCGTTGACCGGTTCCTGCTGGGCCGACGAGCTGCCGATCCCCACGAGCGATCGGCGCCGTCGTCTGCGCGGGTTCCTGCCTGAGCTCAGCCGTGTCCTCTATGCAGCCCTCGAACAAGGCGTTCTCCAGTTTGAGCGGTATCAGGTTCCGTGGCCGTTTCCCGAGAAGGACGAAAGGCCCGAGGCGCGGCCGCAGCAGCAGGCTCCGCGCGAGGAGACCACGTTCGTGGTGGTCCAATTGGTCGACCCAAAGGGCGAGCCTGTCGCCGGAGTGCGCGTTGACCTGACGGGCCCCGACGGGCAAGTTCATTCGGGCACCACCAACAAGGCCGGCGAGGTGCGGGTGGAAGGTGTGGAGCCGGGAACGTTCGACCTGACCCTTCCCGAGCTCGAAGGCGGCGCCTGGTCGGCCGGGTAG
- a CDS encoding peptidoglycan-binding protein: MQYTVVQGDCLSTIARRFGFSDWRKIYDAPQNADFRQKRPNPNVIQPGDVLFVPEKTPKTVKVATGKTHRFVVRLPVVRLRLRLHGTDGKPLAGIAYTLRAGSVERKGKTKPDGLVDEEIPADATAAELAFDDYGVTKAIELGALDPIESPTGVQARLLNLGYDCGAVDGVLGPKTRAALRAFQTDNPPLEVSGACDEKTRGVLRDQYGC; encoded by the coding sequence ATGCAATACACCGTTGTCCAGGGGGACTGCCTCTCTACGATCGCCCGTCGATTCGGGTTTAGCGACTGGCGAAAAATATACGACGCCCCGCAGAATGCCGACTTTCGCCAAAAGCGGCCGAACCCGAATGTGATCCAGCCCGGGGATGTCCTGTTCGTGCCGGAGAAGACGCCGAAGACGGTGAAGGTCGCGACCGGCAAGACGCATCGTTTCGTCGTGCGGCTCCCCGTGGTCCGACTTCGCCTCCGTTTGCACGGTACCGACGGAAAGCCCCTCGCCGGGATCGCCTACACGCTTCGCGCGGGGAGTGTCGAGCGAAAGGGAAAGACCAAGCCAGACGGGCTCGTGGATGAAGAGATTCCGGCGGACGCCACGGCGGCCGAACTAGCCTTCGACGACTACGGTGTGACGAAGGCGATCGAACTCGGGGCGCTCGATCCGATCGAAAGCCCGACCGGCGTCCAAGCGAGGCTCCTCAATCTCGGCTACGACTGCGGCGCGGTCGATGGTGTGCTCGGGCCGAAGACCCGTGCCGCGCTCCGTGCGTTTCAGACCGACAACCCGCCGCTCGAGGTGAGCGGCGCGTGCGATGAAAAGACGCGAGGGGTGCTTCGCGATCAATACGGATGCTGA